The Daucus carota subsp. sativus chromosome 2, DH1 v3.0, whole genome shotgun sequence genome includes a window with the following:
- the LOC108208764 gene encoding phosphatidylinositol 4-kinase gamma 4 yields the protein MSSAGVLAIPIREDSGLLSPVFSRELNESIHVYVAMSGSVVPMRVLKSETIESVKLRIKSYKGFVAKDQKLVCKGRELSRSNSLVRDYGVEDGNVLHLVIRLSDLQSINVKTSCGEEFAFEVQRNCDVGYIKRRIADKNKKLADFDEHEVLCDGEELEDQRLINDISKHNDAVIHLFVRKSAKIRATPREKTYELSVVASQSNDTRKYDEEIHQQTPEKDVLLEPIILNQKVELSLAIWDMIKSTAEGLDNANTPIRSSEGTGGAYLMQDATGNKHVSVFKPIDEEPMAVNNPRGLPLSENGEGLKKGTSVGEGAFREVAAYVLDHPKAGRRSFSGEDIGFAGVPPTIMAKCLHMGFNHQDSINVKIGSLQMFMQNRGSCEDMGPSSFPVEEVHKISVFDIRMANADRHAGNILVSKDKDGKTVLIPIDHGYCLPKSFEDCTFDWLYWPQARKPYSPDTVEYIKSLDADEDIALLKFHGWDLPQDCARTLRISTMLLKKGVERGLTPFDIGNIMCRETLNEESLIEEIVQEAEDSVLPCTSEGSFLETVSQIMDRRLREIAK from the exons ATGTCGTCTGCGGGTGTTCTAGCTATTCCGATTCGTGAGGACTCAGGACTTTTGTCTCCTGTATTTAGCCGTGAATTGAATGAATCGATACATGTATATGTGGCTATGTCGGGATCGGTGGTCCCGATGAGAGTTCTGAAATCAGAGACGATTGAATCAGTGAAACTTAGGATTAAGTCGTATAAGGGGTTTGTTGCTAAGGATCAGAAGTTGGTTTGTAAAGGGAGGGAATTATCTAGGAGCAATTCGTTGGTACGAGATTATGGAGTTGAGGATGGGAATGTGCTTCATTTGGTGATTCGTCTTTCTGATCTTCAATCAATTAATGTTAAGACTTCTTGCGGTGAAGAGTTTGCTTTTGAAGTCCAGCGGAATTGTGATGTTGGTTATATTAAACGTAGGATTGCTGATAAGAATAAGAAATTAGCTGATTTTGATGAGCATGAAGTATTGTGTGATGGTGAGGAGCTTGAAGATCAGAGACTTATAAATGACATTTCTAAACATAATGATGCAGTGATTCATTTGTTTGTCCGGAAATCTGCAAAAATCAGAGCTACACCTCGGGAGAAAACTTATGAGCTTTCTGTTGTCGCATCACAGTCGAATGACACAAGGAAATATGACGAGGAAATTCATCAGCAGACTCCGGAAAAAGATGTATTGTTGGAGCCAATAATTCTTAACCAGAAGGTTGAGTTGTCTCTGGCAATATGGGATATGATTAAATCTACAGCTGAGGGATTAGATAATGCAAACACTCCTATAAGATCTTCAGAGGGTACAGGGGGAGCATACTTGATGCAGGATGCAACGGGAAATAAGCATGTCTCTGTTTTTAAGCCAATTGATGAAGAGCCCATGGCTGTGAACAACCCAAGGGGATTGCCCTTATCTGAAAATGGCGAAGGCTTGAAGAAGGGCACAAGTGTTGGTGAAGGTGCATTTAGGGAAGTAGCTGCCTATGTTTTGGATCATCCCAAAGCTGGACGGCGCTCTTTCTCCGGTGAGGATATAGGTTTTGCTGGTGTTCCTCCGACAATTATGGCAAAGTGTTTGCACATGGGTTTTAATCATCAGGACAGCATAAATGTTAAGATAGGCTCCTTGCAGATGTTCATGCAGAACCGTGGAAGTTGTGAGGATATGGGACCAAGTTCATTCCCTGTGGAGGAAGTACATAAAATATCAGTGTTCGATATACGGATGGCAAATGCAGATAGGCATGCTGGAAACATATTGGTTAGCAAGGATAAAGATGGAAAGACTGTGCTGATTCCAATAGATCATGGCTACTGTTTGCCCAAAAGT TTTGAGGATTGCACATTTGACTGGCTCTACTGGCCACAAGCTCGTAAGCCATACAGTCCTGACACTGTAGAGTACATTAAGTCATTGGATGCAGATGAAGACATTGCCTTGCTTAAGTTTCATGGATGGGACTTACCTCAAGACTGTGCTCGCACCCTCCGCATCTCAACTATGCTATTGAAGAAAGGTGTGGAGAGAGGTCTCACTCCCTTTGACATCGGAAACATTATGTGCAGGGAAACCTTGAACGAGGAATCCTTAATTGAAGAGATTGTCCAAGAAGCAGAGGATTCAGTCCTTCCTTGTACAAGTGAAGGTTCATTTCTTGAAACAGTCTCCCAGATCATGGATCGTCGCCTCAGAGAAATTGCCAAATAA
- the LOC108208765 gene encoding uncharacterized protein LOC108208765, giving the protein MFSSDHQLTMHEPHRSKPRRGHTNLASCIVAFFFLLFIAATITTIYLLIFKPKHPHIAVTSVKFPTFALSNNTVNFTFFQYVTITNPNRDTFTHYDSSLQLDYSGSPVGFVFIPAGSINAGMKQQMSAKFSVEEFPVAATAGSRTTTTAMEIETRMKLVGRVRVLKVLTHKVESGVKCRVAVKVSDGSVLGFHC; this is encoded by the coding sequence ATGTTTAGTTCCGACCACCAACTAACCATGCACGAACCACATAGATCCAAACCTCGTCGTGGCCATACAAACCTTGCTTCGTGCATAGTCGCCTTTTTCTTCCTCCTCTTCATCGCCgccactatcaccaccatctaCTTACTAATCTTCAAACCCAAACACCCTCATATCGCTGTCACCTCCGTCAAATTCCCCACCTTCGCACTCTCCAACAATACTGTCAACTTCACCTTCTTCCAGTACGTCACCATCACTAATCCTAACCGTGATACTTTCACGCACTATGACAGCTCGTTACAGCTGGATTACTCTGGTAGTCCCGTCGGCTTCGTGTTCATACCTGCAGGAAGCATCAATGCCGGAATGAAACAGCAAATGTCAGCTAAATTTTCGGTGGAGGAGTTTCCAGTGGCAGCTACCGCAGGGAGTAGAACCACGACGACAGCGATGGAAATAGAGACGAGGATGAAGTTAGTAGGGAGAGTTAGAGTATTGAAAGTGTTGACACATAAAGTAGAAAGTGGAGTGAAATGTAGAGTTGCTGTGAAAGTTAGTGATGGTTCTGTTTTAGGCTTTCACTGCTAG
- the LOC108208763 gene encoding uncharacterized protein LOC108208763 isoform X1: protein MEILCSTIPSTSHIFPKLSFSCFKSTQINKTHLKFSSRVSRNVKLSPTLALSNSKRFKISARFGGPTNRRNSLREKLTQHKQVRDDSLILDSGSDAQKQVLDFNAENLDSSLDSDRVENEGSAQSSRFKKESFEIYDDSVLSSKLRRWVDQYEADTEFWGIGSGRIFTVFRDSDGKVKRVDVNEEEILRRSGFDSALYKASELEDLSEVNSKISHAKSLATEMENGNNVLLEYSSVAKFVDVSVELGSVSSIRGFNPPPGLFFKMSRVGIVALCGLCVFWAVKRLFKGDADKTEKEMLRRKMKAGMEKDELVKGNVEVIQASKKVEFPSIEKPRLDRQVVMDNITKATALNNAVGLQTSSSVEAVKSSDFDDKIQKIKAMARHARELEKNDQVGLDGTDGEDDSIVNNELSSGKKVIQEKREKNFSSSNRPNYGYVGNSKDVRKTIITTPLDDPQSNGSTIRVKTSVENTEAIKPSISEIDVPNATENRVNKDKVDDLKSFDTTETNSASHSSNTYFNEPDKISVKAKPKVIRSVKEAREYLSRNRDKKETSEDILSEALPPKDSLSSKSRSDGETSQQLNRNHNLHGSSILNSSDLMTEKFASLEQSCESFPLKNVDPEAPEELLEAVDHQIPRVSSSPENSMEKGQSGINVSIDRDLERQRSQDPRKDMSVHTSDLDAKSDFTPSQTACEADLNAEKTIPTENTAQEIVKEIQHQIPDSNDVAAPAATNGNWMENNFHDFEPVAKKIAVGFKDNYDIARQKKINQELNHDSENRVPEYDEGDGELDWMTDDRLREIVFQVRENELMGRDPFHLMDAEDKKAFFGGLEKKVEKVNEKLQNLHQWVHSNVENLDYGADGISIHDPPEKVIPRWKGPPVDTTPQSLDDYQKQRQALLNENLRGQFIEKREVQSPLQASPESSPHESNVTSSVINNQNKINQDELVKPPKIIIEGSDGSVRAGKKAGEEYWEHTKKWSRGFLDSYNAETDPEIKATMKDIGKDLKRWITEKEIQESADLMDKLPKRGQKFIQEKLSKVKREMELYGPQAVMNKYSEYSEEKEEDYLWWLDLPYVLCIELYTNQDGDQNIGFYSLEMASDLELDPKQYHMIAFEDAGDCKNMCYIIQSHLEMLGNGNAFVIAQQPKDAYREARANGFNVTVVRKGELKLNVDQNLEEVEEQIIEIGSKMYHDKIMKGRSMDISSLTKSVFGIKKPKKRRSKKRLRKPTKS from the exons ATGGAGATTCTCTGCTCCACAATCCCATCCACTTCTCATATCTTTCCAAAGCTTTCATTTTCATGCTTTAAATCAACCCAAATAAACAAAACCCATTTAAAATTCAGCTCCAGAGTCTCCAGAAACGTCAAACTTTCACCCACTTTAGCTCTCTCAAATTCCAAAAGATTCAAAATTTCAGCTCGTTTTGGGGGACCCACTAACAGAAGGAACTCTCTGAGGGAGAAACTCACTCAACACAAACAGGTGCGTGATGATTCCCTAATTCTTGACTCAGGTTCTGATGCTCAAAAACAAGTTCTTGATTTTAATGCTGAAAATCTTGATTCTAGTTTGGATAGTGATAGAGTAGAAAATGAAGGTAGTGCTCAGTCTAGTAGATTTAaaaaagaaagttttgaaatttatGATGATTCTGTCTTATCTAGTAAGTTGAGGAGATGGGTTGATCAGTATGAGGCAGATACTGAATTTTGGGGAATTGGGTCAGGCCGAATATTTACTGTTTTTCGAGATTCTGATGGTAAGGTTAAAAGGGTAGATGTTAATGAGGAAGAAATTTTAAGGAGAAGTGGATTTGACTCCGCCTTGTATAAGGCGAGTGAGCTAGAGGACTTGAGTGAAGTGAATTCGAAGATTTCTCATGCGAAATCTTTAGCCACAGAGATGGAGAATGGGAATAATGTGCTCTTGGAGTATAGTTCAGTGGCAAAGTTTGTAGATGTTAGTGTGGAATTAGGCTCTGTAAGTTCAATACGGGGTTTTAACCCTCCACCtggtttgttttttaaaatgtcGAGAGTTGGAATAGTGGCATTATGTGGTTTATGTGTATTTTGGGCCGTGAAGAGATTGTTTAAGGGTGATGCGGATAAGACGGAGAAGGAAATGTTGAGGAGAAAAATGAAAGCTGGGATGGAGAAAGATGAATTGGTCAAGGGTAATGTTGAAGTCATTCAGGCATCGAAGAAAGTGGAATTTCCATCTATTGAGAAACCTCGTCTTGATAGACAAGTTGTAATGGATAATATTACAAAAGCAACGGCATTAAATAATGCTGTAGGTTTGCAGACATCATCTAGTGTAGAGGCAGTTAAGTCTAgtgattttgatgataaaattcAGAAAATTAAGGCAATGGCGAGGCATGCACGCGAACTTGAGAAAAATGATCAAGTTGGACTTGATGGTACTGATGGAGAAGATGATTCAATCGTAAATAATGAGTTATCCAGTGGAAAGAAAGTGATCCAagagaaaagagagaagaaTTTTAGTTCTTCAAACCGTCCAAATTATGGATATGTAGGAAATTCGAAAGATGTTCGTAAAACCATAATTACCACACCTCTTGATGATCCACAGAGTAATGGCTCCACTATACGTGTCAAAACTTCAGTAGAGAACACCGAGGCCATAAAACCTAGTATTTCAGAAATAGATGTTCCAAATGCTACTGAAAACAGGGTGAACAAAGATAAGGTTGATGACCTAAAATCATTTGACACCACTGAAACGAACAGCGCATCACATTCTAGTAACACTTACTTCAACGAGCCTGATAAGATTTCTGTCAAGGCAAAGCCAAAGGTGATTAGGTCAGTTAAGGAGGCAAGAGAATACCTTTCTAGAAATCGTGATAAAAAAGAGACAAGTGAGGATATACTGAGTGAAGCTCTTCCTCCTAAAGATAGTTTATCAAGTAAAAGCAGAAGTGATGGAGAAACAAGCCAGCAACTTAATAGGAATCACAATCTGCATGGTAGTTCTATTTTGAACTCGTCGGATTTGATGACTGAAAAATTTGCTTCTCTAGAGCAAAGTTGTGAGTCTTTTCCTCTAAAAAATGTTGATCCTGAAGCTCCTGAAGAATTGTTAGAAGCAGTTGATCATCAAATCCCCAGGGTATCCTCCTCTCCTGAAAACAGCATGGAAAAAGGACAATCTGGTATAAATGTTTCGATAGATAGAGATTTGGAGAGGCAAAGAAGCCAGGATCCACGTAAGGACATGTCGGTTCATACTTCTGATTTGGATGCAAAATCAGATTTTACACCCTCCCAAACTGCTTGTGAAGCTGATCTGAATGCAGAGAAAACTATCCCAACTGAGAATACTGCGCAAGAAATTGTTAAGGAAATTCAACATCAAATACCCGACTCAAATGACGTGGCAGCACCAGCAGCTACGAATGGCAACTGGATGGAGaataattttcatgattttgagCCTGTAGCTAAGAAGATTGCAGTTGGATTTAAGGATAATTACGATATTGCCAGGCAGAAAAAGATAAATCAAGAATTAAATCATGATTCAGAGAATAGAGTACCCGAGTATGATGAAGGTGATGGTGAACTTGACTGGATGACAGATGATAGGCTTAGAGAAATCGTGTTTCAAGTCCGAGAAAATGAGTTGATGGGACGGGATCCCTTTCATTTGATGGATGCTGAAGATAAGAAGGCCTTCTTTGGTGGTCTTGAGAAAAAGGTCGAGAAAGTAAATGAAAAGCTACAAAACCTTCATCAGTGGGTCCATTCAAATGTTGAAAACCTTGATTATGGAGCAG ACGGCATTAGCATACATGATCCTCCAGAGAAAGTTATTCCGCGCTGGAAAGGTCCGCCAGTAGATACTACTCCTCAGTCTCTTGACGACTATCAGAAACAGAGACAGGCACTTCTTAATGAGAACTTAAGAGGTCAGTTTATTGAAAAAAGAGAAGTCCAAAGTCCCCTTCAAGCGTCACCAGAATCCTCGCCACATGAAAGTAATGTCACTTCATCAgttattaataatcaaaacaaaattaatcaGGATGAGCTTGTGAAACCTCCAAAGATCATTATAGAGGGTAGTGATGGTTCGGTTAGGGCTGGTAAAAAAGCTGGAGAAGAGTACTGGGAGCACACAAAAAAGTGGTCGCGAGGTTTCTTGGATTCTTACAATGCAGAGACAGATCCAGAAATTAAAGCTACTATGAAGGATATAGGAAAGGACTTAAAAAGATGGATAACTGAGAAAGAGATACAGGAGTCTGCAGATTTGATGGATAAATTACCTAAAAGAGGACAGAAATTTATCCAGGAGAAACTTAGCAAGGTCAAAAGAGAGATGGAGTTGTATGGACCACAAGCTGTTATGAACAAGTACAGTGaatattcagaagaaaaagaagaagattatTTGTGGTGGCTAGATCTTCCATATGTTTTG TGTATAGAGTTATATACAAACCAGGATGGGGACCAAAACATAGGGTTTTATTCCTTAGAGATGGCGAGTGATCTTGAATTGGACCCAAAGCAGTATCACATGATTGCTTTTGAGGATGCTGGTGATTGCAAGAACATGTGCTACATCATACAGAGTCATCTGGAAATGCTTGGAAATGGCAATGCCTTCGTTATTGCACAGCAACCCAAG GATGCTTATCGGGAAGCCAGAGCAAATGGTTTTAATGTAACCGTCGTCAGAAAGGGGGAGCTCAAGCTCAATGTGGACCAAAACCTGGAAGAGGTGGAGGAACAAATAATTGAGATTGGAAGCAAAATGTATCATGATAAAATCATGAAGGGACGGTCTATGGATATAAGCTCATTAACTAAGAGTGTGTTCGGCATTAAAAAACCAAAGAAGAG AAGGTCAAAGAAGAGGTTGCGGAAGCCAACGAAGTCCTGA
- the LOC108208763 gene encoding uncharacterized protein LOC108208763 isoform X2, whose translation MEILCSTIPSTSHIFPKLSFSCFKSTQINKTHLKFSSRVSRNVKLSPTLALSNSKRFKISARFGGPTNRRNSLREKLTQHKQVRDDSLILDSGSDAQKQVLDFNAENLDSSLDSDRVENEGSAQSSRFKKESFEIYDDSVLSSKLRRWVDQYEADTEFWGIGSGRIFTVFRDSDGKVKRVDVNEEEILRRSGFDSALYKASELEDLSEVNSKISHAKSLATEMENGNNVLLEYSSVAKFVDVSVELGSVSSIRGFNPPPGLFFKMSRVGIVALCGLCVFWAVKRLFKGDADKTEKEMLRRKMKAGMEKDELVKGNVEVIQASKKVEFPSIEKPRLDRQVVMDNITKATALNNAVGLQTSSSVEAVKSSDFDDKIQKIKAMARHARELEKNDQVGLDGTDGEDDSIVNNELSSGKKVIQEKREKNFSSSNRPNYGYVGNSKDVRKTIITTPLDDPQSNGSTIRVKTSVENTEAIKPSISEIDVPNATENRVNKDKVDDLKSFDTTETNSASHSSNTYFNEPDKISVKAKPKVIRSVKEAREYLSRNRDKKETSEDILSEALPPKDSLSSKSRSDGETSQQLNRNHNLHGSSILNSSDLMTEKFASLEQSCESFPLKNVDPEAPEELLEAVDHQIPRVSSSPENSMEKGQSGINVSIDRDLERQRSQDPRKDMSVHTSDLDAKSDFTPSQTACEADLNAEKTIPTENTAQEIVKEIQHQIPDSNDVAAPAATNGNWMENNFHDFEPVAKKIAVGFKDNYDIARQKKINQELNHDSENRVPEYDEGDGELDWMTDDRLREIVFQVRENELMGRDPFHLMDAEDKKAFFGGLEKKVEKVNEKLQNLHQWVHSNVENLDYGADGISIHDPPEKVIPRWKGPPVDTTPQSLDDYQKQRQALLNENLRGQFIEKREVQSPLQASPESSPHESNVTSSVINNQNKINQDELVKPPKIIIEGSDGSVRAGKKAGEEYWEHTKKWSRGFLDSYNAETDPEIKATMKDIGKDLKRWITEKEIQESADLMDKLPKRGQKFIQEKLSKVKREMELYGPQAVMNKYSEYSEEKEEDYLWWLDLPYVLCIELYTNQDGDQNIGFYSLEMASDLELDPKQYHMIAFEDAGDCKNMCYIIQSHLEMLGNGNAFVIAQQPKDAYREARANGFNVTVVRKGELKLNVDQNLEEVEEQIIEIGSKMYHDKIMKGRSMDISSLTKSVFGIKKPKKRSKKRLRKPTKS comes from the exons ATGGAGATTCTCTGCTCCACAATCCCATCCACTTCTCATATCTTTCCAAAGCTTTCATTTTCATGCTTTAAATCAACCCAAATAAACAAAACCCATTTAAAATTCAGCTCCAGAGTCTCCAGAAACGTCAAACTTTCACCCACTTTAGCTCTCTCAAATTCCAAAAGATTCAAAATTTCAGCTCGTTTTGGGGGACCCACTAACAGAAGGAACTCTCTGAGGGAGAAACTCACTCAACACAAACAGGTGCGTGATGATTCCCTAATTCTTGACTCAGGTTCTGATGCTCAAAAACAAGTTCTTGATTTTAATGCTGAAAATCTTGATTCTAGTTTGGATAGTGATAGAGTAGAAAATGAAGGTAGTGCTCAGTCTAGTAGATTTAaaaaagaaagttttgaaatttatGATGATTCTGTCTTATCTAGTAAGTTGAGGAGATGGGTTGATCAGTATGAGGCAGATACTGAATTTTGGGGAATTGGGTCAGGCCGAATATTTACTGTTTTTCGAGATTCTGATGGTAAGGTTAAAAGGGTAGATGTTAATGAGGAAGAAATTTTAAGGAGAAGTGGATTTGACTCCGCCTTGTATAAGGCGAGTGAGCTAGAGGACTTGAGTGAAGTGAATTCGAAGATTTCTCATGCGAAATCTTTAGCCACAGAGATGGAGAATGGGAATAATGTGCTCTTGGAGTATAGTTCAGTGGCAAAGTTTGTAGATGTTAGTGTGGAATTAGGCTCTGTAAGTTCAATACGGGGTTTTAACCCTCCACCtggtttgttttttaaaatgtcGAGAGTTGGAATAGTGGCATTATGTGGTTTATGTGTATTTTGGGCCGTGAAGAGATTGTTTAAGGGTGATGCGGATAAGACGGAGAAGGAAATGTTGAGGAGAAAAATGAAAGCTGGGATGGAGAAAGATGAATTGGTCAAGGGTAATGTTGAAGTCATTCAGGCATCGAAGAAAGTGGAATTTCCATCTATTGAGAAACCTCGTCTTGATAGACAAGTTGTAATGGATAATATTACAAAAGCAACGGCATTAAATAATGCTGTAGGTTTGCAGACATCATCTAGTGTAGAGGCAGTTAAGTCTAgtgattttgatgataaaattcAGAAAATTAAGGCAATGGCGAGGCATGCACGCGAACTTGAGAAAAATGATCAAGTTGGACTTGATGGTACTGATGGAGAAGATGATTCAATCGTAAATAATGAGTTATCCAGTGGAAAGAAAGTGATCCAagagaaaagagagaagaaTTTTAGTTCTTCAAACCGTCCAAATTATGGATATGTAGGAAATTCGAAAGATGTTCGTAAAACCATAATTACCACACCTCTTGATGATCCACAGAGTAATGGCTCCACTATACGTGTCAAAACTTCAGTAGAGAACACCGAGGCCATAAAACCTAGTATTTCAGAAATAGATGTTCCAAATGCTACTGAAAACAGGGTGAACAAAGATAAGGTTGATGACCTAAAATCATTTGACACCACTGAAACGAACAGCGCATCACATTCTAGTAACACTTACTTCAACGAGCCTGATAAGATTTCTGTCAAGGCAAAGCCAAAGGTGATTAGGTCAGTTAAGGAGGCAAGAGAATACCTTTCTAGAAATCGTGATAAAAAAGAGACAAGTGAGGATATACTGAGTGAAGCTCTTCCTCCTAAAGATAGTTTATCAAGTAAAAGCAGAAGTGATGGAGAAACAAGCCAGCAACTTAATAGGAATCACAATCTGCATGGTAGTTCTATTTTGAACTCGTCGGATTTGATGACTGAAAAATTTGCTTCTCTAGAGCAAAGTTGTGAGTCTTTTCCTCTAAAAAATGTTGATCCTGAAGCTCCTGAAGAATTGTTAGAAGCAGTTGATCATCAAATCCCCAGGGTATCCTCCTCTCCTGAAAACAGCATGGAAAAAGGACAATCTGGTATAAATGTTTCGATAGATAGAGATTTGGAGAGGCAAAGAAGCCAGGATCCACGTAAGGACATGTCGGTTCATACTTCTGATTTGGATGCAAAATCAGATTTTACACCCTCCCAAACTGCTTGTGAAGCTGATCTGAATGCAGAGAAAACTATCCCAACTGAGAATACTGCGCAAGAAATTGTTAAGGAAATTCAACATCAAATACCCGACTCAAATGACGTGGCAGCACCAGCAGCTACGAATGGCAACTGGATGGAGaataattttcatgattttgagCCTGTAGCTAAGAAGATTGCAGTTGGATTTAAGGATAATTACGATATTGCCAGGCAGAAAAAGATAAATCAAGAATTAAATCATGATTCAGAGAATAGAGTACCCGAGTATGATGAAGGTGATGGTGAACTTGACTGGATGACAGATGATAGGCTTAGAGAAATCGTGTTTCAAGTCCGAGAAAATGAGTTGATGGGACGGGATCCCTTTCATTTGATGGATGCTGAAGATAAGAAGGCCTTCTTTGGTGGTCTTGAGAAAAAGGTCGAGAAAGTAAATGAAAAGCTACAAAACCTTCATCAGTGGGTCCATTCAAATGTTGAAAACCTTGATTATGGAGCAG ACGGCATTAGCATACATGATCCTCCAGAGAAAGTTATTCCGCGCTGGAAAGGTCCGCCAGTAGATACTACTCCTCAGTCTCTTGACGACTATCAGAAACAGAGACAGGCACTTCTTAATGAGAACTTAAGAGGTCAGTTTATTGAAAAAAGAGAAGTCCAAAGTCCCCTTCAAGCGTCACCAGAATCCTCGCCACATGAAAGTAATGTCACTTCATCAgttattaataatcaaaacaaaattaatcaGGATGAGCTTGTGAAACCTCCAAAGATCATTATAGAGGGTAGTGATGGTTCGGTTAGGGCTGGTAAAAAAGCTGGAGAAGAGTACTGGGAGCACACAAAAAAGTGGTCGCGAGGTTTCTTGGATTCTTACAATGCAGAGACAGATCCAGAAATTAAAGCTACTATGAAGGATATAGGAAAGGACTTAAAAAGATGGATAACTGAGAAAGAGATACAGGAGTCTGCAGATTTGATGGATAAATTACCTAAAAGAGGACAGAAATTTATCCAGGAGAAACTTAGCAAGGTCAAAAGAGAGATGGAGTTGTATGGACCACAAGCTGTTATGAACAAGTACAGTGaatattcagaagaaaaagaagaagattatTTGTGGTGGCTAGATCTTCCATATGTTTTG TGTATAGAGTTATATACAAACCAGGATGGGGACCAAAACATAGGGTTTTATTCCTTAGAGATGGCGAGTGATCTTGAATTGGACCCAAAGCAGTATCACATGATTGCTTTTGAGGATGCTGGTGATTGCAAGAACATGTGCTACATCATACAGAGTCATCTGGAAATGCTTGGAAATGGCAATGCCTTCGTTATTGCACAGCAACCCAAG GATGCTTATCGGGAAGCCAGAGCAAATGGTTTTAATGTAACCGTCGTCAGAAAGGGGGAGCTCAAGCTCAATGTGGACCAAAACCTGGAAGAGGTGGAGGAACAAATAATTGAGATTGGAAGCAAAATGTATCATGATAAAATCATGAAGGGACGGTCTATGGATATAAGCTCATTAACTAAGAGTGTGTTCGGCATTAAAAAACCAAAGAAGAG GTCAAAGAAGAGGTTGCGGAAGCCAACGAAGTCCTGA